Part of the Sporosarcina sp. FSL K6-2383 genome is shown below.
GCTTGGCAGAATTGTAATACCAAAAGAACTAAGAAAAACACTACATTTGAGTACCAATTCACCAATGGAAATATTCGTAGAGGAAGATAAAATCATTCTACGAAAGTACACAGTCAATGAAGCTTGTATCGTAACTGGCGAAATAACACCTGAGAATAAAATGTACTCGAATGGTATGTACTTAAGCCCAAAAGGCGCGCAAATTGTATTAGAAGAGATTGCGAAAAATAGCTAAGTCACTCTGATTTATAGCAGACGATTTTAAATTGTGGTCATGCTTGGCTAGCTATTTCCAACTATTTCATTTGATAATACACTTCGATTGATGTACACTATTTTTAGAAGCTGCGTTGTTCGTATCAACATTAAGTTTTAACCTTTAAGCTGTAAACGGGAGTTTTTTCTAGAAACAGGAATGGCATACCTCGTTCTTTCGATAACGAGGACAAACAGGATTGTTTCTGCGAACACCCACTTTGAGAAGTGGTGGTTTAAAACTTTCTAAGACCGTACGGCAAAGGCGGCTCACCATACAAACCCTTATGGAACGAGGGTTTATAGACTAGCATCATCCTTACGAGGATGGTGTTTTTTTGTTGTAAAAATGCCTATGGGGTTAAAGTGGGGTTAAAATTCTTTTGAATCATTCACAATTCATCATATTTGAACTAAAACAGCCACCCTATTATATAGAAGGTGGCTGTTTTTTGTTCACTTTTTATTTTTTAGTTTTTCGAGCAAGTTGCTTACTTTCTCACGTGTGTTTTCAGTTTCTTCTTTTTGTAATTCTATTGTATAGCCCGATTCTGTTTCTTCTATTAATACAATGTCACCTTCGGAAATCTCGACTGTGATTTCTTCCTTCGGGATCAGTAGTTGGTTTATTTCTTCCGGATGCTCCAAAAATACATACTGGCTATCTTCGATTTTATCTAGTGTGTATTTTTTTGTCATTCACAGGCCCACCCATCTTTATCTCTATCCATCTTAGATTGATATGCTGGATGACCTTTCGCGACACCTGCTGGATGCACAGTTCTTAAGTCTGTACAATTTTTAAAGTTCGTGCGTATAGATGGTTTTGGAACAGGTTTAGTTACCGGTTTAGTTACCGGTTTAGCAATCGGTTTCGGCGCTGGATTAACAGTTGATTTTGTAGCAGGAGCAGTCACCTTTTTACCATCCTTGCATGCAGTAGATACCGCATGTTTAACTCCATTGCTCGTCACAGTAATATCGCAATCAAGTGGTGTTTTGTAAGTTTTGGCACCAACATTTTTCAAACGACTTTCTATTGCTAAATGTGGATGTCCGTAACTATTGTTTTTGCCGTAAGATAATATTGCCACTGATGGCTTAACATTATTGATAAACGCCGCCGAGCTGCTTGTATCGGATCCATGATGCCCGTTTTTAAGTACAGTTGCAGCTACGTCGTATTTTGCTCTGATCTTATCCTCAATCGCTGCATCCGCGTCACCCATCAATAAAAATGACACTTTGTTATAAGTAGCTTTTAACACGATCGATGCGTCATTGCTGTCTTTCGCATTTTCATCCGCATGAAGCACTCGGATAATCATGTTAGGATCCAGTGCTATTTTGTCCAATTCTTGTGCGACTGAAAACTTGATATTCTTTTTATCGATCAATGTAAGTAAATCGTAATA
Proteins encoded:
- a CDS encoding AbrB/MazE/SpoVT family DNA-binding domain-containing protein; translation: MRSLGIVRKVDQLGRIVIPKELRKTLHLSTNSPMEIFVEEDKIILRKYTVNEACIVTGEITPENKMYSNGMYLSPKGAQIVLEEIAKNS
- a CDS encoding DUF3006 family protein, whose translation is MTKKYTLDKIEDSQYVFLEHPEEINQLLIPKEEITVEISEGDIVLIEETESGYTIELQKEETENTREKVSNLLEKLKNKK
- a CDS encoding MBL fold metallo-hydrolase, with the translated sequence MKKYFSILIAFILAISLLPASIANAAPAELKVHFLDVGQGDSILIQAPGGKSMLVDGGTKANSGKVVSFLKSKGVKKLDYVVATHPDADHIGGLITVLNAFPVTNFIDSGHVHTSQTYYDLLTLIDKKNIKFSVAQELDKIALDPNMIIRVLHADENAKDSNDASIVLKATYNKVSFLLMGDADAAIEDKIRAKYDVAATVLKNGHHGSDTSSSAAFINNVKPSVAILSYGKNNSYGHPHLAIESRLKNVGAKTYKTPLDCDITVTSNGVKHAVSTACKDGKKVTAPATKSTVNPAPKPIAKPVTKPVTKPVPKPSIRTNFKNCTDLRTVHPAGVAKGHPAYQSKMDRDKDGWACE